The segment GACGGGAGGAGGGCAGTCCGCTGGgcctccctctgccctgggggagcggcgccgcccgcccgccctccctcACCGGCCCCGGCGGCCCGCGCTTCGCTTCGTCATCGCCGCGCGCCGTTGGCGCATGCGCGCAGGGCGCGTCCCGGCCGCCGCttccggggcgcgggggggcgcggggccgccgccatggtgccggcggggccgccgggcgggccgggccgccgggcGGGGCGTTGGGCGCCGAGGCGGAGCGGCCCCACGGGTGCGAGCAGTGCGGGAAGGCCTTCGCGCAGGCCGGCGCCCTGGCCAAGCACCGGCGGGTCCACACCGGGGAAAAGCCGTACCGCTGCCCCGTGTGCGCCAAGGCCTTCGCCCTCTCCTCGGGGCTGGTGCTGCACAAGCGCACCCACACCGGGGAGCGGCCCCACGCCTGCCCGCTCTGCGGCAAGGCCTTCATCTCCTCGTCGCACCTCGCGCTCCACCTCCGCTCGCACACAGGTGAGCGCAGGTACCAGTGCCCCGTCTGCGGGAAGCTCTTCCTCCAGTCCTCGCACCTGGTGCGCCACAAGGCCATCCACACCGGCGAGAGGCCCTTCAAGTGCGAGGACTGCGGCAAGCTCTTCGGGCGCGCCTCGCACCTCGCCACACACCGCCGCATGCACACGGGCGAGAGGCCTTTCCAGTGCCTGCAGTGCGAGAAGGCCTTCACGCAGAAGGCCGGGCTGGTCCTCCACGTCCGCCTGCACACCGGGGAGCGGCCCTACAAGTGCGACAAGTGCGGGAAGAAGTTCCGCTCCTCTGCCCACCTCGTGTCGCACCAGCTTCTGGAGTCGGGTGAGAGGAACTTCAAGTGTTCCACCTGTGGGAAGGCCTTCAAGCAGGCGTCATCCCTCAAGCAGCACCTGAAGACCCACGAGGCACGCGAGCCTCAACGCTGCTCGGTCTGCAGCCGAGCCTTTTCCAGGTCATCTTACCTCCAGCTTCACATGAGAACACACAGTGGGGAGCGGCCGTACCACTGCTTGGTTTGCAACCGCACATATGCCAAAATTTCTACCTTtgaaaaacattgcaaaaagCACCAGCAGGATGAAGAGAGGCCTGATGCTAGACACAGGCCAATGACCACCAGAGCAAAAGCACTGACTGAAAAGAAAAGGCAGGAGCAGAAACAGCAACACCGAGATAACAGCCTCGAGCAACCTCACCAGGCTGACccgaagcagcagcaggcagaaaggCTGTAAAAGTTGCTAAAATAAGAACCGTTCCTGGCCCTCCGCAACATGGCTCATGGAGGTTGAGTGTCTGGTTTAATTTTCATGCTGCACCAGCGTCACTCCAGAGCGTGTTTccaaatggaattctttctccgACGCAGGGTTCCATGCAAACACTTCTCTGGGGCGCAGCAGATATGTAAAAGTCTACGAGGCTCCCTGCAGGCGGTGTGGCGTGCAGAACGCTGGGCGGTTACAGGGGATTCCACCCGCTTCGTGGGCCCCCCTGGTTTTGTTTCATGTCAGCAGCATTTTCTAACACAAGACTTCTAGGGGTTCCTGACAAAAGCACCTGCTTTTACCCAGACTGAAAGAGAGATGCTTCCCTGTGTGTGGAAATAAATTAAGTTGTAGCCTCTTAAATGAAGGCAGAGTTTTTGTTTGAAGAGGCAAGAGAGGTGGTGCAcctacagaaaacagatttgtacCAACAGTGGGTTTAGGAAACAAGCAGGAATTTATCCTGCGAAACacaatgtgtttttaaaagcactgtaCATAGCCATAGCATCGTTGAGCCTTTTCTGGTTTTCTCGCCATTAATTACAACAAGACATCCAGATAATGCTGTGTATGAGCTGCATTTAAAGTACGGCAGGTTTTATtgccaaattttattttaccACCAAAACAATTAAACACTCAATGAAGACAGGGGTCAAAAATCTGTAATTCATCTTAAATTAAATGAGTTTGACATCTGAAGTTCCAGCTTGTAGTAAAGgcgcaagatttttttttttttttaaccttgtcaTTTGGGAATGTACAATGTCTTTCTGAATTAATATACTGCTGTAGCTGGTTCACTGGCCAGTCACCATGCTGAGGGAGTGAGTCAAGATGCCTCAACAGGGTTGCTGGGGAAGCGGAATGGTTCAGATTTGTTCTGGGGTGTAAGGTCAGACTCCAGTGAGTACTAAATAACTTCATAAACGTTAATAAAACTGCCTTTATTGCAGCAGTGTCCTTTGTGAGCCAGCACTTTATACTGACTTTTTATAAGCTTCATGTCATTCTAGCCACAGTACAATGAGGCTACTTTATGCCTTTAGTTAACGCTTATTGTTACCCAGGAATTTATTATAGCAGCGAAAAGGAAGCAG is part of the Strix aluco isolate bStrAlu1 chromosome 6, bStrAlu1.hap1, whole genome shotgun sequence genome and harbors:
- the LOC141925535 gene encoding uncharacterized protein LOC141925535 — translated: MVFDCGVSYSCILYYDCNYVQNSSALQLRQSHILTACLFLNVMFSVPELLSGLPLLPALTPVGLLLSPGRRLYPPPSSLKLGRGLRGGGGGVWDTPPRGTQRSPGRGGREEGSPLGLPLPWGSGAARPPSLTGPGGPRFASSSPRAVGACAQGASRPPLPGRGGARGRRHGAGGAAGRAGPPGGALGAEAERPHGCEQCGKAFAQAGALAKHRRVHTGEKPYRCPVCAKAFALSSGLVLHKRTHTGERPHACPLCGKAFISSSHLALHLRSHTGERRYQCPVCGKLFLQSSHLVRHKAIHTGERPFKCEDCGKLFGRASHLATHRRMHTGERPFQCLQCEKAFTQKAGLVLHVRLHTGERPYKCDKCGKKFRSSAHLVSHQLLESGERNFKCSTCGKAFKQASSLKQHLKTHEAREPQRCSVCSRAFSRSSYLQLHMRTHSGERPYHCLVCNRTYAKISTFEKHCKKHQQDEERPDARHRPMTTRAKALTEKKRQEQKQQHRDNSLEQPHQADPKQQQAERL